The Ictalurus punctatus breed USDA103 chromosome 15, Coco_2.0, whole genome shotgun sequence DNA window TATGAGTGTATAAATCCGGCTCGCTTTGAACCATAAACCTTCTGGGCTGGGAAAACTTAGCACACAACTTTTTCGCTCAGTGTCGTCTGGGCTGATGTAGACTCCTCCAAACATTGTAAAGGGGACCACGATTAGAATCACTAGTAACCAAACGCACAGGCTGACAATTTTGGCTGCCCTATATGTGCGATACGGCATGCGTTTTGAGCGCACTGTGGCCAGAACTACCAGGTATCGGTCAATGCTCATAACAGTGAGAAAATATATGCTagagaaaatattataatgGTCAATGCTTAAAATGATTTTGCAAAGCACTTCACCAAAGGGCCAATAGTGCAAGAGATGCTCAGCAATGTTAATGGGCAAAACTAACGTGAAGAGATCATCGGCAATTGCCAAATTCAGAATAAACATGTTAGTGACTGTCTTCATTTTAGGCGCCTTCAGTATAACATAGATAACTGCTGTATTGCCGGTTAATCCCACTGCACATATCACAGAGTAAATAACCGGGAGAACTACGTACAAATCTGCGTAAAAGAAGTAGTCAGCCGGTGGTGT harbors:
- the npbwr2b gene encoding neuropeptides B/W receptor type 2b, with translation MENISNPIKTNSQCNFSMYFHYYNYPNRSDLNCTPPADYFFYADLYVVLPVIYSVICAVGLTGNTAVIYVILKAPKMKTVTNMFILNLAIADDLFTLVLPINIAEHLLHYWPFGEVLCKIILSIDHYNIFSSIYFLTVMSIDRYLVVLATVRSKRMPYRTYRAAKIVSLCVWLLVILIVVPFTMFGGVYISPDDTERKSCVLSFPSPEGLWFKASRIYTLILGFAIPVSTICILYTMMLYKLRNMRLNTNGKALDKAKKKVTIMVFIVLAVCLFCWTPFHLSTIVALTTDLGTTPLVIGISYFITSLSYANSCLNPFLYAFLDDSFRKAFKKMLECRAG